A part of Lacibacter sp. H407 genomic DNA contains:
- a CDS encoding RagB/SusD family nutrient uptake outer membrane protein gives MRNIIIAFIITGMIGCTKVLDIQPLDMIAETAVFTDKNLIEANLLSLYDRTKFQELGNQENFRMGLLAGPGGECRAFGDWQDPYIASIKIYDNTGAGLLDYWAYTAIRQINEFIDGVNGSSFEQTYKDQKISEARFLRGFIYHQMVKRFGGVPIITKVQQLTDPESELFPVRNKEAEVYDFIGKEMDEIAALLPASYAGNDYGRPTKFAALALKSRAMLYAGSIAKFGTVDLNGVVGIPASEADKYFTAAMDASKAIMDNPAFSLYNKVPSDPVKNFTQLFTDENNNPEIIFGVKWDATLNKGHSWDALCTPAGFTSGWNSNFNVFLEFMDLFDYQDGRSGVMNRTLLTNNRLHDIDSLFGKRDPRFRASTFYPECIWQGKKVFFHSSTRYRNASGQVVTSSSETFLIPNSVSAQFPDGFYAKAPNRNTQKTGVHVRKRCDEALTPAASGQSSTDYIVFRLGEILLNYAEAAFYLNKNAEALNAVNLIRTRAKMPVRTTLTEDNIRQERQVELAFEEHRYWDLRRWRIAEQVLNGKRLQGLNYVYDFEAKKYIITLKNAEGTARVFQPRHYYLPLGIDRIADNPSLVENQGY, from the coding sequence GGTTGTACCAAAGTGTTGGATATACAACCGCTCGATATGATTGCTGAAACAGCAGTTTTTACAGATAAAAATCTGATAGAAGCCAACCTGCTTAGTTTATACGACCGTACTAAATTCCAGGAACTGGGCAACCAGGAAAATTTCAGAATGGGATTGTTAGCAGGGCCTGGCGGCGAATGCAGAGCGTTTGGTGATTGGCAGGATCCTTACATTGCTTCGATTAAGATTTATGATAATACAGGAGCTGGGTTGCTCGACTATTGGGCGTACACCGCTATCAGACAAATCAATGAATTCATTGATGGTGTAAATGGTTCATCATTTGAGCAAACGTATAAAGACCAGAAAATAAGTGAAGCACGTTTTCTGCGTGGTTTTATTTATCATCAAATGGTGAAACGTTTTGGTGGAGTTCCCATTATTACGAAAGTTCAACAGTTAACCGATCCCGAATCAGAATTATTTCCTGTGCGCAACAAAGAAGCAGAGGTGTATGATTTTATTGGAAAAGAAATGGACGAGATCGCCGCATTATTACCGGCTTCGTATGCCGGCAATGATTATGGCAGACCCACGAAATTTGCTGCACTTGCACTCAAAAGCAGAGCGATGCTTTACGCAGGAAGTATCGCAAAATTCGGTACAGTAGATTTGAACGGTGTTGTAGGTATTCCGGCCAGTGAAGCAGATAAATATTTTACGGCTGCAATGGATGCTTCAAAAGCAATCATGGATAATCCTGCATTTAGTTTGTACAACAAGGTTCCTTCTGATCCCGTTAAAAACTTTACGCAGTTGTTTACAGATGAAAATAATAACCCCGAAATAATCTTTGGCGTTAAATGGGATGCAACACTTAACAAAGGACACTCATGGGATGCGTTGTGTACACCGGCAGGTTTTACATCGGGCTGGAACTCGAACTTTAATGTGTTTCTCGAATTTATGGATCTGTTCGATTACCAGGATGGAAGATCCGGCGTGATGAACAGAACATTGCTTACAAACAACAGGTTACATGATATCGATTCATTGTTTGGAAAGCGTGATCCCCGCTTCAGAGCTTCTACCTTTTATCCCGAATGTATCTGGCAAGGCAAGAAAGTGTTTTTTCATTCCAGTACCAGGTATAGAAATGCAAGCGGCCAGGTGGTTACAAGCTCCAGCGAAACCTTCCTGATTCCGAATTCTGTATCAGCTCAATTCCCTGATGGTTTTTATGCGAAAGCACCCAACCGCAATACACAAAAAACAGGTGTGCATGTCCGTAAGCGTTGCGATGAAGCACTTACGCCTGCTGCAAGCGGACAATCCAGCACCGATTACATTGTATTCAGGCTTGGCGAAATTCTGCTCAACTATGCAGAGGCTGCTTTTTATCTTAATAAAAATGCAGAGGCGCTTAATGCTGTTAACTTAATAAGAACAAGAGCGAAAATGCCGGTACGTACCACCTTAACCGAAGACAATATCCGCCAGGAAAGACAAGTGGAATTGGCCTTTGAAGAACACAGGTATTGGGACTTACGCAGATGGCGCATTGCAGAACAGGTGTTGAACGGAAAACGTTTACAAGGTTTAAACTATGTGTACGATTTCGAAGCAAAAAAATACATCATCACATTAAAAAATGCAGAGGGTACAGCAAGGGTATTCCAACCCCGTCATTACTATTTACCATTGGGTATCGACAGAATTGCTGATAATCCCAGTTTGGTTGAGAACCAAGGATACTGA